Below is a window of Nicotiana tabacum cultivar K326 chromosome 19, ASM71507v2, whole genome shotgun sequence DNA.
gcgcgcctttgataacacttattattattattattattattgttgttgttgttgttgtttatatatatatatttttttaactttattttattttggtgatgatgatgatgatatgagTTAAGCTTAATGAAAGGAATGGGAATCCATATTgccgaccccaacttgtttgggtcTGAGACGTAGATGTTGTTGCTTCTGTAGTATGTTTGAAATACACGGAAATTAGCAGAACATATTCATATGATTCCAACCATGAAATCTAAGGGTTATTTTTTCGATTAGTAAAAGGAAAGGTGGGGCAATAACAATTGAGGTATTTGGTCACTAATCACTGTAACTGACCAAAAAAATGAGGCATTTTTATGAAGCATTTACTGGAAAGGTCACACCAGCTACTAGTGAAATGTATCTTCtgaaaaagaataaaagtgaGATGTTCAAGATTGCTATTAAGTGTTATTAGTTGTAACCTACAAGCTTTAGTTTCCTATTGACATGTGTAAGTATATATTCATATGAAGGTGCATAGTCATTGTTaatgtagtattttatttttacgGTATGTAAGATCCTTATGTGCATTCATGTTCACCGTGTTGTAGAGAAGCTGGAGCTGAACAGAAATTTAAGGAGATCAGCAATGCTTATGAGGTAGTTTTCTTTCTCTTGGTGCCTTGTGTGCTTTTAATAGGTAACTGAAAAGTGATGACCATGATGGAAGAATATTGCAATCACTTCTTATGGCATATATTATTTTGCGATAGGTTTTGTCCGATGATGAGAAACGTTCCATATATGACAAATACGGGGAGGCTGGCCTTAAAGGAGCTGGCATGGGTGGCATGGGGGTGAGAATTTCTTACTTTTTGAGAAAATTTAGCAATAGTAGCAGATGGTTATATCGCCCATGTAATCTTGACGTATTTTTCCTTATTCATAGGATTTTAGCAATGCCTTTGATTTGTTCGAGTCTTTGTTCGACGGCTTTGGTGGTATGGGCGGCATGGGTATGGGAGGCAGAGGTTCACGGAACCGAGCCACCGAAGGTGAAGACCAGGGCTATAATCTGGTGTTGAATTTCAAAGACGCTGTATTTGGTGTTGAGAAGGAGATCGAAATAAGCAGGCTCGAAACCTGTGGCACCTGTGATGGATCAGGTGCAAAGCCTGGGACTAAACCATCGACATGTAACACCTGTGGTGGGCAAGGGCAGGTTGTGTCGTCAGCAAGGACCCCACTGGGTGTCTTCCAGCAGGTGACAACATGCTCTGCTTGTGGAGGGACTGGAGAGATCTCTACTCCTTGCAGCACCTGCAATGGTGATGGCCGAGTGAGGAAGTCAAAGCGCATTAGTTTGAAAGTTCCACCTGGTGTAGATTCAGGTAGCCGTTTAAGGGTTCGTTCAGAAGGTAATGCAGGAAGGAGAGGTGGACCCCCTGGAGATCTTTTTGTCATGATTGAAGTTCTCCCAGATCCTGTACTAAAACGGGATGACACCAATATTCTCTATAATTGCAAAGTTTCTTACATTGATGCGATCTTGGGTACAACTATGAAGGTTCCTACAGTTGATGGAATGGTTGATCTAAAGATTCCATCAGGTACCCAGCCAGGGACAACACTGGTAATGGCCAAAAAAGGGGTGCCATACCTCAGCAAACCGAATATGAGGGGCGATCAATTGGTGAGAGTGCAAGTAGAGATTCCAAAACGGTTGAGCAGTGAAGAGAGAAAGCTCATAGAAGAACTTGCCAATCTAAACAAGGCTAAAACTCCAAACAGTGTGAGATAGCTCGTAGCTCTTTGATACTTCCAAAATATTCCTGCTTTGGGTTTCAGATACTTCTGCTGTTTGCTCTACATACATGCACCGACGATATTAGCTTTGATTCCTCAATGATTCTATGTAGCATAGTTGTAGTCATAGGCAATTTTGAGGGTTGATTATGTATAATGTACAATATCAACACCCAGCGAAATGCTGGGAAAGAACAAGAGGGACAAATAATGATGTTCCAGTATTTATTCTAGATTTAACCATTTGCTTATCCATCAAAACTGATTTGAGGTTGAATTGTAAGTCTTTTGCAAAAACTACTTCCCAATTTCTGCATATTACCTTCAAACTTCTCCCCAACCCCATGTGGCGGTAATTTAAAGTTGCTgcttgtttttttattattccagttttcCTTTCCAGCACCACCGATATAGTGATAATTATCAACAGTAAACTACTTGGAATTAGTAACGAGTGCAACGATGTATGATGAAGAATCCAACATATGGGCAAGAATTGGATTCGAATCTCATGATTTTCAGATCCAACCTCATCATCGAAGGCAAAAGCCTTATGGTAACTAAGAAGATAGCCATTTATCGGAATAAAAAGAATAGGATTATTATACTAGGAAAAATAAATGAAAGGGATGAATAAAAAAGGGATGGGGTGAGAGAGGCTCGAACTCTCGACCTCAGGATTTCTCAGAAGCTATGAGACCTACGCGCTAGCCAACTGCACCACCACCCCTGTTGTGGTATTTTCTACATAGAAATCTTATTACTTAAAGAAGTTTTCCTTTTTTTGAAAATTCAACAATTCAGGGTAAGTAGAACAAGCCACGGTTTTTAAAAGGCAAAGATTGTTGGAGACAAATAACATAGAATCTTCAAGATCTTCGATTATTTAAATATAGAGCAACTAAAGCTGATGGTGTATCGCTCACGTGCAAAAGACGGTAGCCAGGTCTTGAATGGATCATCCCGTTCCCCGACTAATGGGACAAAATCACAAATAGTCACAgctaataattgaaaaatagtcgcAATTTTAAAAGTGATCAAAATTTagttcatgtaaagataaaatttgaacaaaactaatcttaaaaatccgaaaaaattccaacataatatgctgaaattcgaattttttacatatgagattccagcataatgtgcTAGAATTTTATATGTTGGAAGTTTATACACtggagctccataatccagcatattatattggatccaacataatatgctggaagtttatacgcaggagctccataatccaacatattacgccggaactttccgtgtttcaacaaaatagtgatttttttttttcaatgttTTTGTAAActctgactatttttcaattaccagctCCATAATTGGCTagccgtgctatttttacaataAATTGATTAACCAAATTATAATACGGAAGATGATTGCTCTGGATTTTGGCTCTGTTTGGTTTGGCATAATGCATCATCACAGAAGGTATCTGTTGAAAATATTACCAgaaagaaaaatcatatttttgagCCATTTTCCGGAACATTCATTTAGAAATTTGATAGCATGTGATAATTGTAGATGTAGGAGCAAAAGTGTGACAAAATGTCAGGTGATAACAGAGAGGAAATATTTCTTGTTGATAAGGTTCAACACAAAATGTCTGGATATAAATATAGTGACATAACAGCTTATATTTATCGCAAAAATAGTTCTCTTACGTCTGTTTTTGTCTATTCTCTTGGTTTCTTTCACTTGCTCTAATTGTTCATGATTACCCACGTCTGTTAGTCAGGGCCGGCACAATGGAGTAGGAGTGCTAAAGCTAAATAATTAGAGgtcttaaaatatttaacaaaatttttatgcatattttattttatttttattcttctaGCTCTTATTTTCAAAGATACTAATTATATTTTACAGCAAACTCTTTTAATATTTTCTTCCTAGTTGATAATATAGCCAATCTATTAAAATTTTCTAAAGATATTATTGATTTTAGGCAAAATTTTATTAACCTCATTTTCGAAAAACATCTTTCAGCTAAAGGAACTACCAATTGTCTAAAATTTTCTATGAGCAATTAGATATGTGAAAAACaatcaagttttttttaaaaaatttggatTGAATATATTAATTATAGAGTAATATTTTCTACTTATACAATTCTTTCTAGTACTCTATTTCAAGAAAAATTCGAACATATTAATATGGGGCTAATTAGGTCAAAGTGTGTGCAGAAGCCATTGTAAAAAAgtgaaaattaattcaaattcGAGTAAATAAGAGGACTGAAACAAGAAGTAGTTTTGACTTCATGAAATAGCATAACATTTGGAACTATGCCAATAATGATTATTGAGAAGTTGATAGTAAATGGTTCATCTAAAGATTTACTAAATTAGTAATAAGTAATTCTCCAATTATTTAacatatatacatagtatatactATGAGTAAAATTTGGTGCCTCTGCCTCATATACTTTGAGGCCTAAAGCAATGGCTTTAGTTGCCTCGGGGTTGAGCCCCCTGCTATTAGCGCGAGGAAAATCATTTTATAGGTAAATATTTTTTAtgataaaattattttctgataTTTAATTATCAGAAATTGAAATATTTTCTATCGAAAGGGGAAAATGCATAAGTCATTTTTCTACGAATATCTTAGTTTTTAATTTCGCATTACTTGTtccacaaaaacaaaaaaatacaaagagaaaCACTGACCTATATAAATTCTAGACAGTTATTCAGCCAGGAAAACCAGAAAGCCACAAACTCATTACTAGAAACAGAGAAAAATGGGTTCTCTCAAAGGAAAAAAAGCTCAAAAACCTCATGCTGTTTGCATACCATTTCCATCACAAGGACACATAAATCCTATGCTAAAAATTTCCATACTTGTTCACTCCAAAGGCTTTCACATAACATTTGTCAACTCTGAATATAATCACAAGAGATTTCTCAAATCCAGAGGCCATTCCTCTCTTGAAGTTTTTCAAGATTTTGTCTTTGAAACAATTCCAGATGGACTTCCTCCTATTGATGCTGATACTACTCAACATATTCCTTCTCTTTGTTTCtctacaaaggaaaattgtttagCTCCATTTAAAGAGCTTTTAATCAAGATTAACTCATCTAACGATGTTCCTCCTGTCACTTGCATCATTTTTGATGGAATTATGACATTTGCTGTTTTGGCTGCTCAAGAAATTGGTGTTCCAAGTGTTAGCTTCAGAACTACAAATGCTTGCAGTTTCATGTGCAATAAACACTTGCCTCTCCTCATTGAAAAAGGAATTCTCCCTCTGAAAGGTtagaagttttttgaaa
It encodes the following:
- the LOC107797147 gene encoding chaperone protein dnaJ A6, chloroplastic, with the translated sequence MAIIPCGSTWVAQWGVQPQFLPKSYVTNKLTASPFCFSSKIRALASPSSTLFGQESLQALFSSVSSKNQYQRRGTRLVVRAEKDYYDVLGVSKNANKSEIKSAYRKLARSYHPDVNKEAGAEQKFKEISNAYEVLSDDEKRSIYDKYGEAGLKGAGMGGMGDFSNAFDLFESLFDGFGGMGGMGMGGRGSRNRATEGEDQGYNLVLNFKDAVFGVEKEIEISRLETCGTCDGSGAKPGTKPSTCNTCGGQGQVVSSARTPLGVFQQVTTCSACGGTGEISTPCSTCNGDGRVRKSKRISLKVPPGVDSGSRLRVRSEGNAGRRGGPPGDLFVMIEVLPDPVLKRDDTNILYNCKVSYIDAILGTTMKVPTVDGMVDLKIPSGTQPGTTLVMAKKGVPYLSKPNMRGDQLVRVQVEIPKRLSSEERKLIEELANLNKAKTPNSVR